The Streptomyces sp. NBC_00597 DNA segment CGGCAACGCCAACCTCTTCCCGGTCGTCGCCGCGCTGGAGATCAAGTACGGGCGCCAGGTGCTGCCGGTCGGCGCGCTCGCCGAGATGACCCGCATCTCGCACGCCATCGCCGAGGTCGTGAACCTGACCCCGTCCACGCACCAGCCGTACGTCGGCGTCTCGGCCTTCGCGCACAAGGCGGGCCTGCACGCCTCGGCCATCAAGGTCGACCCGGACCTGTACCAGCACATCGACCCCGAGCGGGTCGGCAACACCATGCGGATGCTGGTCTCCGACATGGCCGGTCGCGCCTCCATCGAGCTCAAGGGCAGGGAGCTCGGAGTCGACCTCGGCGGGGACCGCGCGTTGATCTCCCGCGTCGTCGAGCGCGTCAAGGAGCGGGAGCTCCAGGGTTACACGTACGAGGCCGCCGACGCCTCCTTCGAGCTGCTCCTGCGCGCCGAGGTCGAGGGCCGCGCCCGCAAGTACTTCCGTACGGAGTCCTGGCGGGCCATCGTCGAGGACCGCCCGGACGGCACGCACGCCAACGAGGCCACGGTCAAGCTGTGGGCCAAGGGCGAGCGGATCGTGGCCACGGCGGAGGGCAACGGCCCGGTCAACGCCCTGGACCGGGCGCTGCGGGTCGCCCTCGAACGCTTCTACCCCCAGCTGGGGAAGTTCGAGCTGATCGACTACAAGGTCCGCATCCTGGAGGGCAAGCACGGCACGGAGTCCACGACCCGCGTCCTGATCTCCACGACGGACGGCACCCGCGAGTGGTCCACGGTGGGCGTCGCCCCGAACGTGATCGCCGCGTCCTGGCAGGCCGTGGAGGACGCCTTCACCTACGGCCTCCTCCACGCAGGCGTCGAACCCGCCGAATAGCCCGTCCGGGACGGGAGTCGCGGGGGCGGGGATTCGGCACGAGGGGGCTTATGTCCTGCTCACACGGGAAAGGGGCGGTTCCGGTAGCGTCGGAGACATGAGGACCAGGCTGATATCCGTACGTTTTGGATCGTTGCTGTCCGGTCTGCTGCTGGCGCTGTCGGCGACCGCCCTCGTGGCCGCCCCCCAGGCGTCGGCGGCCACCGGGCCCGCCGCCGTGGCTGAGGCCCTCAAGGAGGGCCCGGTCTACGTCGACCCGCGTGCCGAGGCGCAGCTGCCGAAGGCACAGGCGGACGCGCTCGCGAAGAAGATCAAGGATGCGGGGAAGCCGGTGTTCGTCGCCGTGCTGCCGGCCACTTCCGAGTTCCCCGCGGAGAACGTCCTGCGTACGGTCCGGGCCGAGACCGGCATCACCGGGCTCTACGCGATCCGGCTCGGCGACGGCTTCAACGCGGGCGCCGACCGGGCGGTCATGCCCGTCAACGCCGTCCGAAACCTGACCGACGCCGTCAAGGCCGGTGGGCCCGTGGACGCGGGCACCGAGCTCAACAACTTCGTCGACCAGGCCCTGACGCAGGTCAAGGGCAAGGCCCCCGCCTCCTGGGGCGACACCGGCAGCTCCGGCGGGGTCCCGGTCGGCGGGCTGATCACGCTCGGCGCGGTGGCGGCCATCGGCGGGGGCGGTGCGTACGCCCTGGTGCGCCGCAACCGCAAGAAGAAGGAGGAGGCGGAGCGCGAGGCCGTCGAGAAGCTGCGCGTGGTCGTCGACGAGGACATCACGGCGTTCGGCGAGGAGCTCGACCGGCTGGACTTCCACCCCGCAGAACCCGGCGCGGACGATGCCATGCGGGCGGACTACGAACAGGGCCTCGACTCGTACGAGAAGGCCAAGGACATCATGGCGTCCGTCCGGCACCCCGAGGAGGTCAGGGGAGTCACCCAGGCCCTGGAGGACGGCCGCTTCGCGCTGGCCAGCCTCGATGCCCGCCGTCAGGGCAGGCCGCTGCCCGAGCGCCGGTCGCCCTGTTTCTTCGACCCGCGGCACGGGCCGAGCACCGAGGACCGCGATTGGGCTCCGGCCGGCGGGGCGGCGCGTACCGTCCCCGTGTGCGCGGCGGACGCCGTCCGGCTGCGGGAGGGCAAGGACCCGATGGTCCGTACGGTCGACACGGACCACGGGCCGCGTCCCTATTACGACGCGGGCCCGGCGTACGGCCCCTGGGCGGGCGGATACTTCGGCGGCGGCATCCTGCCGGGTCTGCTGGTGGGCACGATGCTCGGTTCGATGATGTCCGGTCCCGCCTACGCCTCCGACATGGGCGGCTTTGACGGAGGGGATTACTCCGGCGCCGACTTCGACTCCTCCGATTTCGGGGGAGGGGACTTCGACGGCGGCGGAGGGTTCGACGGCGGGGGCGGCTTCTAGCGGCCGCCCCCGGGGTCCCGGCGGCGTCAGGCGGTTCAGGCCTGCTTGATGGCCGAGATGTCGAAGGTCAGCTTCACCTTGTCGCTGACCATGACGCCGCCGGCCTCCAGCGCGGCGTTCCAGGTCAGGCCCCAGTCGGAGCGCAGGATCTCGGCGGAGCCCTCGAAGCCGACGCGCTCGTTGCCGTAGACGTCGGTGGCCGAGCCGTTGAACTCCAGGTCGATGGAGAGCGGGCGGGTGATGTCCTTGATCGTCAGCTCGCCGGTGATGCGGTACTTGTCGCCGCCGAGCTGGGCCGCCTCGGTGGACCGGAAGGTCATCAGCGGGAAGGCCTCGGCGTCGAAGAAGTCACCGCCGCGCAGGTGGCCGTCGCGGTCGGCGATGCCGGTGTCCACGGAGCCCACCTTGACCTCGATGGTGGCGGCGGAGCGGGACGGGTCGCTGCCATCGAGCTGCAGGCTGCCGGTGTAGTCGGTGAAGCTGCCGCGGACATTGGTCACCATCGCGTGGCGGACGGTGAAGCCGATGCTGCTGTGGGAGGCGTCGATGACGTAGTCGCCGGTGAGGGCGGCCAGGGCCGGGTCCACGTCGAGGGTGGCGACGGCGGCGGTGTCCTGGCTGCGGCGGTTGAAGAGGCCCATGATCTGCTCCTTGGGAGTGCCCTGCTCGAATGTTGGTTTAACGTTCAACGAGAACGACGTTAGACCCATTCCGTTCAAATTTCAACATCCTGGCGAGGTCGTGCGTAGTTTTGTGGACACTCCACAAAGGAGGGCGGCCTCGCCTGGTGATGTCCGCGCATCACGTGGCGGTTCTGTTCGGGCCGGACAGCGGAACACACCCGAGACTGTGTGGAATCAACGGAGGTTTTTCTTCGACCGCTTCGTAAGGTCGATACATGACCGTTGTGGACCAGACTCCGAGCGAGCCGACGGACGCCCGCGGGCGCGTGGCCGAGCTGCATTCCCTGCGCGAGCAGGCGCGGCGTGGACCCAGTGACCGGGCGACCGAGGCGCAGCATGCCAAGGGCAAGCTGACGGCTCGTGAGCGGATTGCGCTGTTGCTCGATGAGGGGTCGTTCCGTGAGGTGGAGCAGTTGCGCCGTCACCGGGCGACGGGCTTTGGCCTGGAGGGCAAGAAGCCGTACACCGATGGTGTGATCACCGGGTGGGGGACGGTCGAGGGTCGGACGGTCTTCGTCTATGCGCATGATTTCCGGATCTTTGGCGGTGCGCTGGGTGAGGCTCATGCCACGAAGATCCACAAGATCATGGACATGGCGATTGCGGCCGGTGCTCCGTTGGTCTCTCTGAACGACGGTGCGGGCGCTCGTATCCAGGAGGGTGTGTCCGCGCTCGCTGGGTATGGGGGCATCTTCCAGCGCAACACCAAGGCGTCGGGTGTGATCCCGCAGATCTCGGTGATGTTGGGCCCGTGTGCGGGTGGTGCGGCGTACTCGCCGGCGTTGACGGACTTCGTGTTCATGGTCCGTGAGACCTCGCAGATGTTCATCACCGGGCCGGACGTCGTGCGTGCGGTGACCGGTGAGGAGATCTCTCAGAACGGGCTCGGTGGTGCGGACGTGCACGCGGAGACCTCTGGTGTCGCGCACTTCGCGTATGACGACGAGGAGACCTGCATCTCCGAGGTGCGTTACCTGATCTCGATGCTGCCTTCCAACAACCGGGAGAACCCTCCGGTCCATGAGACCTCCGACCCTGCCGATCGGCGCTCGGACGTCTTGTTGGATCTGGTTCCGGCGGACGGTAACCGCCCGTACGACATGCTCAAGGTGATCGAGGAGCTCGTCGACGAGGGTGACGTCCTGGAGATCCACGAGCGGTGGGCCCGCAACATCATCTGTGCGCTGGCCCGGCTCGATGGTCAGGTCGTCGGCATCGTTGCGAACCAGCCCGGTCATCTGGCCGGTGTCCTGGACATCGAGGCCTCGGAGAAGGCTGCGCGTTTCGTGCAGATGTGCGACGCCTTCAACATTCCGATCGTCACGCTGCTGGACGTCCCCGGGTTCTTGCCGGGTGTCGACCAGGAGCACGGCGGCATCATCCGCCACGGTGCGAAGCTGCTGTACGCGTACTGCAACGCGACCGTTCCGCGGATCAGTCTGATCCTGCGGAAGGCGTATGGCGGCGCGTACATCGTCATGGACTCGCAGTCCATCGGCGCGGACATCACGTACGCGTGGCCGACCAACGAGATCGCGGTGATGGGTGCCGAGGGTGCCGCCAACGTGATCTTCCGCAAGCAGATCGCCGAGGCCGAGGACCCCGAGGCGATGCGTGCGCGGATGGTCAAGGAGTACAAGGCCGAGCTGATGCACCCGTACTACGCGGCCGAGCGCGGCCTCGTCGACGACGTCATCGACCCGGCGGAAACCCGCGAAACCCTGATCAGCGCCCTGGCGATGCTGCGCAGCAAGCACGCCGACCTGCCGTCCCGCAAGCACGGCAACCCGCCGCAGTAAGAAGCGAAGGAGACCTGTCACCCATGGCGAAGACCGACACCCTGCTGCGCGTCGAGAAGGGCAACGCCGCCCCCGAGGAGCTGGCCGCGATCACCGCGATCCTGCTGGCCCGCGCCGCGGCCACCCCCGAGGGTCGCCCGACGCACCGCATCGGCTCCCAGGCCCGCTGGCGCCGCCTGGAGCGCACGCCCGGCTTCCGCACCGCGCACAGCTGGCGGGGCTGACACCGCCCGCTTCACCGACGGCCGCTCGCCGGTCCGGACCTGGCCCCCTCGGGGCCCGGGTCACGGACCGGCGGGCGGCCGTCGGCCGTTTCGCCACCCCTCGGGCCGGCGGCCCCGGGCGCCGCAAGCGGCGCCGAACGGGGACCGGTAGGGGCGCTGGTACGCAGAGCCCGACCAGGAACCGAAACCGGAACGCCGGGACCCGTGACGGGTCCCGGCGTTCCGGACAGGGAGGAGCCTGACGGCGCCTACCGCAGTCGGGCCATGAGGGCGTGCTCGACGAGCGTGATGAGCGCGCTCTTGGCGTCCGCGCGGTGGCGGGCGTCGGTGGTGATGATCGGAGCGTCCGGGCCGATCTGCAGGGCCTCGCGGACTTCCTCCGGGGTGTAGGGCTGGTGTCCCTCGAAGCCATTGAGGGCGACGACGAACGGCAGCCCGCTGTTCTCGAAGTAGTCGACCGCGGGGAAGCAGTCCGCCAGACGCCGCGTGTCGACGAGGACGACGGCGCCGATGGCACCGCGGACGAGGTCGTCCCACATGAACCAGAAGCGGTCCTGACCCGGGGTACCGAAGAGGTACAGGATCAGGTCCTGGTCCAAGGTGATGCGGCCGAAGTCCATGGCGACCGTCGTGGTCGTCTTGTCCCCGGTGTGGGTCAGATCGTCGATGCCGGCGGACGCGGACGTCATGACGGCTTCGGTGCGCAGCGGGTTGATCTCGGAGACCGCGCCGACGAACGTGGTCTTGCCCACGCCGAAGCCGCCCGCCACCACGATCTTCGCGGAGGTGGTGGAGCGAGCCGCTCCGCCGTTAGAGCTTGCGAAGTCCACTGAGCACCCTTTCGAGCAGTGTCACATCTGGCTGGCCGCCGGCAGACTCGTCGCCGCCGGGCTGGTGAATGGCGACAAGGCCCGCCTCCGCCAGGTCGGCGACGAGGATTCGGGCGACACCAAGAGGAATGGAGAGAAGTGCCGAGATCTCCGCGACGGATTTGATCTCCTGGCACAGACGGCAGATGCGCTGGTGCTCGGGCAACTGCCCTTGCAGCCGCGCGGGATCGGCCGTGGTACTGACCAGCGCCTCGATGGCGAGCTGGTAGCGCGGCCGGGTACGGCCGCCGGTCATTGCGTACGGGCGCACCAGCGGGTTGTGGGCCTTGGGGGCCTGTCCGCCCCGGTGGGGCGGCCGCGAAGCCCTGTGGGGCGGCTGAGCCTGCTGGGGCGGCTGTCCGTACGGCTGCTGCTGGTAGGGATTGTGCTCCGGCATGGGCCGGCTGGGAGCGGAGGGGAAGTTGAAGCGGTTCTGGTCGTGCTGCCCACCCTGCGGCTGCTGAGCGCCGCCATAAGGATGACCTCCGGGTGTTGTCACGTTTCCTCCTCCGACTCCAAGAACGCAGTACTCCCTGTGGAACCGCGCCACCGCACCCTATGGTGCGATAACGCGAAACGCACTGCCTGTTTGCTAGTTGAGAAGACTTCCCTGTAGCTCCGAGCGCAGTTCCGGGGTGAGGACACTGCCGGCGCGGTCCACGAGGAGGGCCATCTCGTAGCCGACGAGGCCGATGTCGCACTCGGGGTGCGCGAGCACCGCGAGCGAGGATCCGTCCGAGACGGACATGAGGAAGAGGAATCCCCGGTCCATCTCGACCACGGTCTGGTTGACGGCGCCGCCCTCGAAGATGCGGGAGGCTCCGGCGGTCAGCGACGTCAGACCGGAGGCCACGGCCGCCAGCTGATCGGCGCGGTCGCGCGGGAATCCATCGGACATCGCCAGAAGAAGGCCGTCGGCGGAGACCACCACCGTGTGCGACACCCCAGGGGTGTTGTCCACGAAATTGGTGATCAACCAGTTCAGGTTCTGTGCCGCCTGGCTCATCGGGCTCACACTAACGCTCCTGGTCATAGCTGTTACTTGACTGCTCAGAACCCGCGCTGCGTCCCTGCTGGACACCGCGCCGCAGGTTGCTCAACCTGCCACGGACGTCCTCCGGTGCGCGGGAGACCTGGGGGCCGCCCTGCGGGGTCGTCTCCGCTGCGCCCTCGACCAGGTTGGCCTTGGGCACGCGCCGAGGGAGACCGGACGGGGTGACCCCGCCCGCCTTCGGCTCACGGAGCTTTGAGGCCTGCTGCCAGCGCTCGTCGTTGTTCGAGCGCCAGGCGTCGCCGCCTTCCTCGTCCCGCTCCGGGGCGGCGGGCTGCTGCTGTCGCTGCGGCCGCTGCTCGAAGAGGGATCCGGTGGACTCCGCTTCCTTCCGTGCCGGCTGCCACTGCTGCTGGCTGCCGCGGCGCGGCAGGCCCGCTCCGGTCACTTCGTGGCCGGTGTCGGCAGCGGCGCCCGGACGGTCGAAGCCTACGCGGTCCGCGACGGGTTCGGGAGCGACCGGGGGTTCCGATTCGGTCCCGTATCCCTGCTGGTAGCCGCCCGAGTAGGTGTTCTGCTCGGGCCATTCGGCTTGCTGCGACTGGGATGCGTAGCCGTCCTCGTACGCCGGGGCGCCC contains these protein-coding regions:
- the cimA gene encoding citramalate synthase, with product MTTTPEATGAAAVLDDSFHVFDTTLRDGAQREGINLTVADKLTIARHLDDFGVGFIEGGWPGANPRDTEFFARAGAEIDFKHAQLVAFGATRRAGGSAAEDPQVRALLESGAPVITLVAKSHDRHVELALRTTLDENLEMVRDTVSHLVAQGRRVFVDCEHFFDGYRANAEYAKSVVRTAHEAGADVVILCDTNGGMLPAQVTAVVATVLADTGARLGIHAQDDTGCAVANTLAAVDAGATHVQCTANGYGERVGNANLFPVVAALEIKYGRQVLPVGALAEMTRISHAIAEVVNLTPSTHQPYVGVSAFAHKAGLHASAIKVDPDLYQHIDPERVGNTMRMLVSDMAGRASIELKGRELGVDLGGDRALISRVVERVKERELQGYTYEAADASFELLLRAEVEGRARKYFRTESWRAIVEDRPDGTHANEATVKLWAKGERIVATAEGNGPVNALDRALRVALERFYPQLGKFELIDYKVRILEGKHGTESTTRVLISTTDGTREWSTVGVAPNVIAASWQAVEDAFTYGLLHAGVEPAE
- a CDS encoding YceI family protein, whose amino-acid sequence is MGLFNRRSQDTAAVATLDVDPALAALTGDYVIDASHSSIGFTVRHAMVTNVRGSFTDYTGSLQLDGSDPSRSAATIEVKVGSVDTGIADRDGHLRGGDFFDAEAFPLMTFRSTEAAQLGGDKYRITGELTIKDITRPLSIDLEFNGSATDVYGNERVGFEGSAEILRSDWGLTWNAALEAGGVMVSDKVKLTFDISAIKQA
- a CDS encoding acyl-CoA carboxylase subunit beta, with amino-acid sequence MTVVDQTPSEPTDARGRVAELHSLREQARRGPSDRATEAQHAKGKLTARERIALLLDEGSFREVEQLRRHRATGFGLEGKKPYTDGVITGWGTVEGRTVFVYAHDFRIFGGALGEAHATKIHKIMDMAIAAGAPLVSLNDGAGARIQEGVSALAGYGGIFQRNTKASGVIPQISVMLGPCAGGAAYSPALTDFVFMVRETSQMFITGPDVVRAVTGEEISQNGLGGADVHAETSGVAHFAYDDEETCISEVRYLISMLPSNNRENPPVHETSDPADRRSDVLLDLVPADGNRPYDMLKVIEELVDEGDVLEIHERWARNIICALARLDGQVVGIVANQPGHLAGVLDIEASEKAARFVQMCDAFNIPIVTLLDVPGFLPGVDQEHGGIIRHGAKLLYAYCNATVPRISLILRKAYGGAYIVMDSQSIGADITYAWPTNEIAVMGAEGAANVIFRKQIAEAEDPEAMRARMVKEYKAELMHPYYAAERGLVDDVIDPAETRETLISALAMLRSKHADLPSRKHGNPPQ
- a CDS encoding acyl-CoA carboxylase subunit epsilon, with amino-acid sequence MAKTDTLLRVEKGNAAPEELAAITAILLARAAATPEGRPTHRIGSQARWRRLERTPGFRTAHSWRG
- a CDS encoding ATP/GTP-binding protein; amino-acid sequence: MDFASSNGGAARSTTSAKIVVAGGFGVGKTTFVGAVSEINPLRTEAVMTSASAGIDDLTHTGDKTTTTVAMDFGRITLDQDLILYLFGTPGQDRFWFMWDDLVRGAIGAVVLVDTRRLADCFPAVDYFENSGLPFVVALNGFEGHQPYTPEEVREALQIGPDAPIITTDARHRADAKSALITLVEHALMARLR
- a CDS encoding DUF742 domain-containing protein; protein product: MTTPGGHPYGGAQQPQGGQHDQNRFNFPSAPSRPMPEHNPYQQQPYGQPPQQAQPPHRASRPPHRGGQAPKAHNPLVRPYAMTGGRTRPRYQLAIEALVSTTADPARLQGQLPEHQRICRLCQEIKSVAEISALLSIPLGVARILVADLAEAGLVAIHQPGGDESAGGQPDVTLLERVLSGLRKL
- a CDS encoding roadblock/LC7 domain-containing protein; this encodes MSQAAQNLNWLITNFVDNTPGVSHTVVVSADGLLLAMSDGFPRDRADQLAAVASGLTSLTAGASRIFEGGAVNQTVVEMDRGFLFLMSVSDGSSLAVLAHPECDIGLVGYEMALLVDRAGSVLTPELRSELQGSLLN